From a single Raphanus sativus cultivar WK10039 chromosome 3, ASM80110v3, whole genome shotgun sequence genomic region:
- the LOC108846141 gene encoding uncharacterized protein LOC108846141, with translation MASEESMMINSSSFLDEENEDTDDGFHYQTRQSSLSRLSICTSSFHEDDEDNFTNHPSQLGNFISELSLESFDDDVGAEADGEISDDGEDSDSDKEPPGFYSLPMIMSRRRSEVTLNVDGSKCSLVKQKRVLRGKSKRGSQYGHGFNGVEGESDGDGNRYSGGGEGGLTVLTNAKGGKKSMMMGFEEVKACRDLGFDVEVPDRVSISAGSNRETQTSSGGNSPIANWRISSPGDDPKEVKARLKMWAQAVALASASR, from the exons ATGGCGTCTGAAGAGAGCATGATGATCAACTCTTCTTCATTTCTAGACGAAGAGAACGAAGATACTGATGATGGGTTTCATTACCAGACAAGGCAAAGCAGTTTGTCTAGGTTATCTATCTGCACGAGCTCCTTCCATGAGGACGATGAAGATAACTTCACAAACCATCCTTCCCAATTGGGCAACTTCATCTCTGAACTGTCTCTGGAGAGCTTCGACGACGACGTGGGAGCCGAGGCGGACGGAGAAATCTCCGATGACGGTGAAGATTCGGATTCCGATAAGGAACCTCCCGGCTTCTACTCTCTCCCTATGATCATGTCTCGCCGGAGAAGCGAAGTCACTCTTAACGTCGATGGCAGTAAGTGTAGTTTAGTTAAGCAAAAAAGGGTGTTAAGAGGAAAGAGTAAAAGAGGGAGCCAGTACGGTCACGGGTTTAACGGTGTGGAGGGAGAAAGCGACGGAGACGGAAACCGTTACAGCGGAGGAGGGGAAGGAGGGCTGACGGTGTTAACAAATGCGAAAGGAGGAAAGAAGTCGATGATGATGGGTTTTGAAGAAGTGAAGGCTTGTAGAGACCTTGGGTTCGATGTGGAAGTTCCAGATAGGGTTTCGATATCCGCCGGGTCAAACCGGGAGACTCAGACTAGTAGTGGCGGCAACTCTCCGATTGCCAACTGGCGTATCTCAAGTCCTg GAGATGATCCGAAGGAGGTTAAGGCGAGACTTAAGATGTGGGCACAAGCAGTAGCTTTAGCTTCTGCGTCACGTTAA